A single genomic interval of Lacrimispora sphenoides JCM 1415 harbors:
- the iolG gene encoding inositol 2-dehydrogenase, whose protein sequence is MVTVGIIGAGRIGKVHTTSICNLVKNGRIKTIADPFMNEETDKWAKSMGVPNTTKDYKEILADPEIDAVLICSSTNTHSPISVEAIKAGKHVFCEKPIDHDIDKIKEVIEALEGSKIKYQVGFNRRFDHNFEAVRNAVAAGKIGEPHIIKVTSRDPEPPSAEYAAVSGGMFLDMTIHDFDMVRYLAGCDAEEIYVQSAVLVDPAIGEAGDVDTAVITLKMENGSLAVIDNSRKAAYGYDQRAEVFGSKGMVATSNDTESSAVLSTADGVTGEKPLYFFLERYMQSFAKEVNCFIEAIENDTDTPLGVVDGLKPVLMGIAAKKSVQEHRPVRISEIMM, encoded by the coding sequence ATGGTAACTGTAGGAATTATCGGAGCAGGAAGAATCGGAAAGGTACATACAACCAGCATCTGCAACCTTGTAAAGAACGGAAGGATCAAGACCATTGCCGATCCATTCATGAATGAGGAAACAGACAAATGGGCAAAGAGCATGGGAGTTCCTAATACTACCAAGGATTATAAGGAGATTTTAGCAGATCCGGAGATCGACGCCGTGTTGATCTGCTCTTCTACCAACACCCATTCCCCCATTTCAGTTGAGGCCATTAAAGCAGGAAAGCATGTATTCTGTGAAAAACCAATTGACCACGACATTGATAAGATCAAAGAAGTGATTGAAGCCTTAGAGGGCAGTAAGATAAAATATCAGGTAGGCTTTAACCGCCGCTTTGACCACAACTTTGAGGCAGTTAGAAATGCGGTTGCAGCCGGAAAGATCGGAGAGCCTCACATCATCAAAGTGACATCCAGAGATCCTGAGCCGCCCAGCGCAGAGTATGCGGCAGTATCCGGCGGCATGTTCTTAGACATGACCATTCATGATTTTGATATGGTCCGTTATTTGGCAGGCTGTGATGCAGAGGAAATCTATGTTCAGTCCGCAGTGCTTGTGGACCCGGCCATCGGGGAAGCAGGGGATGTGGATACCGCAGTCATTACCTTAAAGATGGAGAACGGAAGCCTGGCAGTTATTGATAATTCCAGAAAGGCCGCTTATGGCTATGACCAGAGAGCAGAGGTATTCGGCTCCAAGGGAATGGTGGCAACCTCCAATGATACCGAATCCAGCGCAGTATTAAGCACTGCCGATGGCGTCACCGGTGAAAAGCCTCTTTACTTCTTTTTAGAGCGCTATATGCAGTCCTTTGCAAAGGAAGTGAACTGCTTTATAGAAGCCATTGAGAATGATACCGATACTCCTCTTGGTGTAGTGGATGGATTAAAACCTGTATTAATGGGCATTGCTGCCAAAAAGTCTGTACAGGAGCACAGACCTGTGAGAATTTCTGAAATCATGATGTAA
- the iolE gene encoding myo-inosose-2 dehydratase codes for MLNKEKVKLGIAPIAWTNDDLPDLGKENTFEQCVSEMALAGFTGSEVGNKYPRDVEDLKKALDLRGVEICNAWFSTFLISRPYEETEEGFEKHVAFLAAMGAKVVGVSEQSYSTQGDQDQPVFEGKHEMDDREWELLCEGLNRLGKLSKEKYGVALTFHHHMGTVVQSAAEVERMMANTDPEYVSLLFDSGHFAYCGEDPVAMVEKYVGRIKHVHLKDIRSEIVKKVREEKMSFLAGVRAGAFTIPGDGCVNFDPIFKVLEDASYEGYMVVEAEQDPAKANPLEYAIRARKFIAEKTGL; via the coding sequence ATGTTAAACAAGGAGAAAGTGAAATTAGGAATTGCACCGATTGCATGGACCAATGATGATTTGCCGGATTTAGGGAAAGAAAACACCTTTGAACAGTGTGTCAGCGAAATGGCTCTGGCAGGCTTTACCGGTTCCGAGGTGGGCAACAAATATCCAAGAGATGTGGAAGATTTAAAAAAGGCTTTGGACCTTCGGGGAGTAGAGATCTGCAACGCATGGTTTTCCACCTTTTTAATCAGCAGGCCCTATGAGGAGACGGAAGAAGGATTTGAAAAGCATGTGGCGTTTCTTGCTGCCATGGGAGCTAAGGTTGTAGGCGTTTCCGAGCAGAGCTACAGCACACAGGGGGATCAGGACCAGCCTGTGTTTGAAGGAAAGCATGAGATGGATGACAGAGAATGGGAGCTGCTTTGTGAAGGCTTAAACCGCCTTGGAAAGCTTTCCAAAGAAAAATACGGGGTTGCTTTAACCTTCCATCATCATATGGGAACCGTTGTTCAGAGTGCTGCAGAGGTGGAACGCATGATGGCGAACACGGACCCGGAATATGTAAGCCTTTTGTTTGACAGCGGCCATTTTGCATACTGCGGTGAGGACCCGGTTGCTATGGTGGAAAAATATGTGGGGCGCATCAAGCATGTTCATTTAAAAGATATCCGTTCAGAGATTGTAAAAAAAGTAAGAGAAGAAAAGATGAGCTTCCTGGCAGGGGTACGGGCAGGTGCATTCACCATTCCAGGAGACGGCTGTGTGAACTTTGATCCTATTTTCAAGGTGCTGGAGGATGCTTCCTATGAGGGATACATGGTAGTGGAAGCAGAGCAGGATCCTGCAAAGGCAAATCCTCTGGAATATGCCATCCGCGCAAGAAAATTTATTGCTGAAAAAACCGGTCTTTAA
- the iolD gene encoding 3D-(3,5/4)-trihydroxycyclohexane-1,2-dione acylhydrolase (decyclizing), with amino-acid sequence MSKTIRMTTAQALVKFLDNQYVSVDGVETKFVEGIFTIFGHGIAVGLGEALDSDPGQLKVLQGRNEQGMCHTAIAFSKQNNRKKIIPCASSVGPGAANMVTACATATVNNIPLLVFPADTFASRQPDPVLQQLEQSSSLSISTNDAFKPVCKYWDRITRPEMIMSALISAMRVLTDPAETGACCIAICQDVEGESYDYPDYFFKKRVHRITRPLAVEEELDEIADILSEAKKPFVIVGGGVRYSDAGETVEKFCEEFNIPFGETQGGKSACKSSHPYCLGGIGVTGTYASNVIARDADVVIAIGSRLSDFTTSSKWLFKRDDVRFITINNSRFHAYKMDAVKAVGDAKVTVQALAEKLREKQYVSQYKDEIADAKRKWDEEMVRLGSIEYTGDDFEPNIKARDPRTIPEFVRLTNGRLTQTAALAAIRRVIDEDATIITAGGSLPSCMQRMWTTDKRGGYHAEYGYSCMGYEVAATLGVKFAEPDTEVYCVVGDSSFQMLHSEIMTIMQERQKVNILIFDNCGFGCINNLEMNHGIGSLATEFRYTDGKKPSGDLIPVDYAKIGEGYGLKAYTCRTTKELEESLEDAKQQERACLFDLKVIPKTMTDGYESWWNVGIATTSEKSSVREAWERVLEGRNEARKY; translated from the coding sequence ATGTCAAAAACAATAAGAATGACAACAGCACAGGCACTGGTGAAGTTCCTGGATAACCAGTATGTTTCTGTCGATGGAGTGGAAACAAAGTTCGTTGAAGGTATTTTTACTATTTTCGGTCATGGAATCGCGGTTGGTTTAGGTGAGGCTCTGGATTCGGACCCCGGTCAGCTTAAGGTGCTTCAGGGAAGAAATGAGCAGGGGATGTGCCATACGGCCATTGCCTTTTCAAAACAGAATAACCGGAAGAAAATCATTCCGTGTGCCTCATCCGTGGGACCGGGTGCGGCCAATATGGTAACAGCCTGTGCAACCGCAACGGTAAACAACATTCCGCTGCTGGTATTTCCGGCCGATACCTTTGCCTCCAGGCAGCCTGATCCGGTATTGCAGCAGCTGGAACAAAGCAGCAGTCTTTCGATCTCAACCAATGATGCGTTCAAACCAGTGTGCAAATACTGGGACCGGATCACCAGACCGGAGATGATCATGAGCGCTTTGATTAGTGCCATGCGTGTGCTCACAGATCCGGCAGAAACCGGAGCATGCTGCATTGCCATTTGCCAGGATGTAGAGGGAGAATCCTATGATTATCCGGATTATTTCTTTAAGAAGCGGGTCCACAGGATTACCAGGCCTCTTGCGGTAGAAGAAGAACTGGATGAGATCGCAGATATCCTTTCAGAGGCAAAGAAGCCGTTTGTTATCGTAGGCGGAGGAGTCCGCTACTCCGATGCGGGAGAAACTGTAGAAAAATTCTGTGAAGAATTTAACATACCCTTTGGAGAAACCCAGGGAGGAAAGAGTGCCTGTAAATCAAGCCATCCCTATTGTCTGGGCGGTATCGGAGTCACAGGTACCTATGCCTCCAATGTAATCGCTAGGGATGCTGATGTGGTGATCGCTATCGGAAGCAGGCTGAGTGATTTTACAACAAGCTCAAAGTGGCTGTTTAAAAGAGATGACGTCAGATTTATTACCATCAATAACAGCAGGTTCCATGCATACAAGATGGATGCAGTCAAGGCAGTGGGAGATGCGAAGGTTACCGTTCAGGCGCTGGCGGAAAAGCTCAGGGAAAAACAGTATGTGTCCCAGTACAAAGACGAGATCGCCGATGCAAAAAGAAAATGGGATGAAGAGATGGTGCGTTTGGGAAGCATTGAATACACCGGAGATGATTTTGAACCCAACATAAAAGCAAGGGATCCCAGGACGATCCCGGAGTTTGTCCGGTTAACCAATGGAAGGCTCACCCAAACAGCTGCACTTGCAGCAATCAGAAGGGTCATCGATGAAGATGCTACCATCATCACGGCAGGGGGCTCCCTTCCGAGCTGTATGCAGCGTATGTGGACGACTGACAAACGGGGCGGATACCATGCAGAGTACGGATACTCCTGTATGGGGTATGAAGTGGCAGCCACCCTGGGTGTTAAATTTGCGGAGCCGGATACGGAAGTTTACTGTGTAGTCGGCGATTCCAGCTTCCAGATGTTACATAGCGAAATTATGACCATTATGCAGGAACGGCAGAAGGTCAATATTCTGATATTTGATAACTGCGGCTTTGGCTGCATCAATAATCTGGAGATGAACCATGGGATCGGAAGCCTTGCCACGGAATTCCGCTATACGGACGGGAAGAAGCCTTCCGGGGATTTAATTCCAGTTGATTATGCCAAAATCGGGGAGGGGTATGGTCTGAAAGCTTATACCTGCAGAACCACCAAAGAGCTGGAAGAGTCTCTGGAAGATGCCAAACAACAGGAAAGGGCCTGCCTGTTTGATTTAAAGGTGATCCCCAAAACCATGACGGATGGTTATGAATCCTGGTGGAACGTAGGAATTGCCACAACCTCGGAAAAGAGCAGCGTGAGAGAGGCGTGGGAAAGAGTCTTAGAAGGAAGAAATGAAGCCAGAAAGTATTAA
- the iolC gene encoding 5-dehydro-2-deoxygluconokinase — protein sequence MEYVKFDETREMDIILLGRVAIDFNPAYNEYVKEEFKPLKKVHMFEKFVGGSPANIAVGVTRHGMKAGFIGKVSDDQFGEFVVDYFNEQGIDTSHITKCKNGEKLGLTFTEMLSSSDSNILMYRNCIADLQLDVEDIDEAYIKKAKAILISGTALAQSPSREAALKAVMLAKRNDVRIIFDIDYRAYNWKNADEISIYYSAVAKEADIIMGSREEFDLTEKLIRPGMTDEESAALWQGYRARIVVIKHGMKGSTAYTYDGQSFSIKPFPVEARKGFGGGDGYGSGFLYGLYQGWDIIDCLEFGSAEASMMVKSNNCSDSLPAPEEVHAFIKEEKKKFGEMIARV from the coding sequence ATGGAATATGTAAAATTTGACGAAACCAGAGAAATGGACATAATTCTTCTTGGAAGGGTGGCAATTGATTTTAATCCGGCTTACAATGAGTATGTGAAAGAAGAATTTAAGCCGTTAAAAAAAGTGCACATGTTTGAAAAGTTTGTAGGCGGTTCTCCGGCTAACATCGCCGTGGGTGTGACCAGACATGGCATGAAGGCGGGATTTATCGGGAAAGTGTCAGATGACCAGTTCGGTGAATTTGTCGTGGATTATTTTAATGAACAGGGGATCGATACCTCTCATATTACAAAGTGTAAAAATGGAGAAAAGCTGGGACTGACTTTTACAGAGATGCTCTCTTCCAGTGACAGTAATATCCTGATGTACCGGAACTGCATTGCTGACTTGCAGCTGGATGTAGAAGACATAGACGAAGCATATATCAAAAAGGCAAAAGCAATTCTCATATCAGGTACGGCACTTGCACAAAGCCCGTCAAGAGAAGCAGCCCTTAAGGCGGTCATGCTGGCGAAGAGAAACGATGTCAGAATTATCTTTGATATCGATTACAGAGCCTATAACTGGAAGAATGCGGATGAAATCTCCATATATTACTCTGCAGTTGCCAAAGAAGCTGACATAATCATGGGCTCAAGAGAAGAATTCGACTTAACGGAGAAACTGATCAGACCAGGCATGACAGACGAGGAAAGTGCGGCTCTTTGGCAGGGATATCGTGCCAGGATCGTGGTCATTAAGCATGGAATGAAAGGGTCTACGGCTTATACTTATGACGGACAGTCATTTTCCATCAAACCGTTCCCGGTGGAAGCCAGAAAGGGATTTGGCGGCGGCGACGGATATGGTTCCGGGTTCCTCTACGGCCTGTACCAGGGTTGGGATATCATAGACTGTCTGGAGTTTGGTTCGGCAGAGGCCTCCATGATGGTAAAGAGCAATAACTGTTCGGATTCCCTGCCGGCTCCGGAGGAGGTACATGCATTTATAAAAGAAGAAAAGAAAAAGTTTGGTGAAATGATTGCCCGTGTATAA
- a CDS encoding CoA-acylating methylmalonate-semialdehyde dehydrogenase: MLSEEKGMDIKMGEVKKLKFLVNGQWKESKTEKYSDAYDPSTGEVIAKVPCCTPAEVEEAVEAAKAAYPSWSSTPVIKRVQVLYKLRDLLIEHMDELTMLVAKENGKNWEEAQGDVLKAKEGTEQAISAPSLMMGDSLMDASSGFDTVLYRMPLGVFAGIVPFNFPAMIPMGWMTPMCIACGNTIVLKAASFTPQSCMRIAELYKEAGLPDGVINIVTCSRNEAEILLTHPDIKGISFVGSTSVGMHIYSTAAATGKRVQALCEAKNHALVLNDAPVKRVAAGIINSTFGCAGERCMALPVVVVQEGIADALVAEIIAQAKTLKVGPAYDKSSKLGPVVNQAHKDSIVKWIETGIEEGAELVLDGRDIVVEGYESGFYLGPTIFDHVAPGMSVGEKEIFGPVLCIKRVKTFEEGLEIMNANPYANGSVIFTQNGHYAREFARHTDGGMIGINVGIPVPVGMFPFNGKKLSFIGDLHCLGKDGFRFFTENKVVTTRWFDEETGESTNVNTWDGTI, encoded by the coding sequence ATGTTAAGCGAAGAGAAAGGAATGGATATAAAAATGGGAGAAGTAAAAAAATTAAAGTTTCTTGTAAATGGTCAATGGAAGGAATCGAAGACAGAAAAGTATTCTGATGCGTACGATCCCAGTACCGGTGAAGTAATTGCCAAGGTGCCTTGCTGTACTCCGGCAGAAGTGGAAGAAGCCGTGGAGGCAGCCAAAGCGGCATATCCGTCCTGGTCATCTACCCCTGTGATTAAAAGAGTTCAGGTACTTTATAAGCTCAGGGATCTGCTCATCGAGCATATGGATGAACTGACCATGCTGGTAGCAAAAGAAAACGGCAAAAACTGGGAAGAGGCTCAGGGCGATGTACTGAAAGCCAAAGAAGGAACCGAACAGGCCATAAGTGCTCCGTCACTGATGATGGGAGACAGCCTGATGGACGCTTCCAGCGGATTTGATACGGTTCTGTACCGTATGCCTCTTGGAGTATTTGCCGGCATTGTGCCATTTAATTTCCCGGCAATGATACCTATGGGCTGGATGACCCCTATGTGCATCGCCTGCGGAAATACCATTGTGCTGAAAGCCGCATCCTTTACCCCTCAGTCTTGTATGCGTATAGCAGAATTGTATAAAGAAGCAGGACTGCCGGACGGCGTTATTAATATTGTCACCTGCTCCAGAAATGAAGCAGAGATTCTTCTCACTCATCCCGACATCAAAGGGATCAGCTTCGTAGGTTCCACATCTGTGGGTATGCATATCTACTCGACTGCTGCTGCAACAGGTAAGAGAGTTCAGGCTCTCTGCGAAGCAAAGAACCATGCTCTGGTTTTAAATGATGCGCCAGTCAAAAGGGTAGCGGCTGGTATTATTAATTCCACCTTTGGATGTGCAGGAGAAAGATGTATGGCTCTTCCTGTTGTTGTCGTGCAGGAGGGAATTGCCGATGCTCTTGTGGCGGAAATTATCGCACAGGCCAAGACTCTTAAAGTGGGTCCGGCGTATGATAAGAGTTCGAAACTCGGTCCGGTGGTTAATCAGGCTCATAAAGATTCTATCGTCAAGTGGATCGAGACAGGAATAGAAGAAGGCGCAGAGCTTGTACTTGATGGACGGGACATTGTTGTTGAAGGTTATGAAAGCGGCTTTTACTTAGGGCCCACAATATTTGATCATGTGGCTCCCGGCATGAGTGTAGGGGAAAAAGAAATCTTCGGACCGGTGCTGTGCATCAAGAGAGTAAAGACTTTTGAAGAGGGATTAGAGATCATGAATGCCAATCCATATGCAAATGGTTCTGTTATCTTTACGCAGAACGGTCACTATGCCAGAGAGTTCGCAAGACACACCGACGGTGGTATGATCGGTATCAATGTGGGGATTCCGGTTCCGGTTGGAATGTTTCCTTTCAACGGCAAGAAGCTGTCATTTATCGGAGATCTGCACTGCTTAGGCAAGGATGGATTCAGATTCTTCACAGAAAATAAAGTTGTCACCACCAGGTGGTTCGACGAAGAAACCGGAGAATCCACAAACGTGAATACCTGGGATGGTACAATCTAA
- a CDS encoding class II fructose-bisphosphate aldolase translates to MGLVKMKELLDQASEKNRAVGAFSVGNLEMVKGAVKAAEDMNTSIILQIAEVRLPHSPLTLMGPMMVEAAKNAKVDIAVHLDHGKTIQVLKQALDYGFTSVMMDGSNLPFEENMAKTLEAVNLAGVYRATVEAELGLVGGSEDGSTDEGIRCTNPDDARTFCERTGVDALAVAIGNAHGNYPVAPRLAFDVLEAIDQKTDVPLVLHGGTGITPEDFRKAIGLGIRKINIATASFDSLTYEAAKYLESEGKHDYFGLNKAMVRGVYENVKQHIRIFNCEEPLT, encoded by the coding sequence ATGGGATTAGTAAAAATGAAGGAATTGCTGGATCAGGCCTCAGAAAAAAACAGGGCGGTTGGAGCCTTCAGTGTGGGAAACCTTGAGATGGTGAAGGGAGCTGTAAAGGCAGCTGAAGATATGAATACCTCCATTATCTTACAGATCGCGGAAGTGCGTCTTCCTCATTCCCCGCTGACTCTGATGGGGCCCATGATGGTGGAGGCAGCGAAGAATGCAAAGGTCGATATCGCAGTTCATCTGGATCACGGCAAGACCATTCAAGTGTTAAAACAGGCTTTGGATTATGGGTTCACCTCCGTGATGATGGATGGCTCCAACCTTCCCTTTGAAGAGAATATGGCAAAGACCTTAGAGGCAGTCAATCTCGCAGGGGTATATAGAGCGACTGTAGAAGCAGAGCTTGGCCTGGTGGGCGGAAGCGAGGATGGGAGTACGGATGAGGGAATCCGATGTACCAATCCTGACGATGCCAGAACCTTTTGCGAGAGGACCGGTGTGGATGCACTGGCAGTAGCAATCGGTAATGCTCACGGCAATTATCCGGTGGCTCCCAGACTGGCTTTTGATGTGTTGGAAGCCATTGATCAGAAGACTGATGTTCCTCTGGTTCTTCACGGCGGGACCGGAATTACTCCAGAGGACTTCCGGAAAGCCATAGGCCTAGGAATCCGAAAGATCAACATTGCAACAGCCAGCTTTGACAGTCTTACATATGAAGCTGCAAAATATCTGGAATCTGAAGGAAAGCATGATTATTTCGGACTGAATAAAGCGATGGTCCGGGGAGTGTATGAGAATGTAAAGCAGCATATCCGGATCTTTAACTGTGAGGAGCCGCTTACATAA
- a CDS encoding DeoR/GlpR family DNA-binding transcription regulator, giving the protein MRISRIDQLEQYILEHRTASIDTLCEEFKISKNTLRRDLEILVARGTVEKVYGGVIACENATPIPNLVTFHERTGRNAQSKQKIAALAASFVRERDIIFIDSGTTTMSIVDHLAHLSTVTVITNSLQVINKSMNYPNINLIVLPGSLKRDTASLVGSSCVEYLEDYNIVRAFMACTAISLQAGVCNASTEEYIIKKTALKKSQKHYLLADSSKFGRTSLMTFGEIGQFDCILTEQMPDDEFSSYCKDQDCAIQIAPES; this is encoded by the coding sequence ATGAGAATTTCCCGAATCGACCAATTGGAGCAATATATACTGGAGCACAGAACGGCTTCCATTGATACTCTGTGTGAAGAATTTAAAATTTCAAAAAACACCCTTCGCCGGGACTTAGAGATCCTTGTCGCCCGCGGCACCGTGGAAAAAGTCTACGGCGGCGTCATTGCATGTGAAAATGCGACCCCTATCCCGAATCTGGTCACCTTCCATGAGCGTACCGGAAGAAATGCCCAAAGTAAACAAAAGATCGCCGCACTGGCCGCTTCCTTTGTACGGGAGAGGGATATCATATTTATTGACAGCGGGACCACCACCATGAGCATTGTGGATCACCTGGCCCATTTAAGTACGGTCACTGTCATTACCAACAGCCTCCAGGTCATCAATAAATCCATGAATTATCCCAACATTAATTTAATCGTCCTCCCAGGATCCCTAAAAAGGGATACTGCTTCATTAGTGGGCAGCTCCTGCGTGGAATACTTAGAGGATTATAACATTGTCCGGGCATTTATGGCCTGCACCGCAATTTCCCTTCAGGCTGGGGTTTGCAACGCCTCCACAGAGGAATACATCATTAAGAAAACAGCGTTAAAAAAGAGCCAGAAACACTATCTTCTGGCTGATTCCTCAAAGTTTGGGCGTACCTCACTTATGACCTTCGGAGAGATCGGTCAGTTTGATTGTATATTGACAGAACAGATGCCTGATGATGAATTCAGTTCTTACTGCAAAGATCAGGACTGTGCCATCCAAATCGCTCCCGAATCGTAG
- a CDS encoding iron-containing alcohol dehydrogenase family protein — MNRRTSIYLPQFTVGEDAFSAFGDEMRKYGTRVAVVYGEKAWNASKSYVLPALQAAGLTVTAEVLYGRDTTFENVKRILAILGSQEIHMILAVGGGKCIDTGKVIGDRMGKAVFTVPSIASNCSPVTKISIMYHKDGSFREIVKLRSVPSHCFIDPRIILAAPTKFLWAGIGDAMAKNVESEWSAKSGEHLDFGSEFGITAGNMCFFPMVREGKQALEDAKAGKISEALVNTILNIVVAPGVTSVSVQPDYNGGVAHALFYGLTKRKSIEKNHLHGEVVSYGTLVNLILDQNWDKFKKAYELNRSIGLPVCLADLELDRSDSLEDVLEAALANQELTHTPYPVTKEMIYRAIQELEDYKS, encoded by the coding sequence ATGAATAGACGAACATCGATTTATTTGCCCCAGTTTACGGTTGGTGAGGATGCGTTTTCAGCATTTGGTGATGAGATGAGAAAATACGGAACCAGAGTGGCAGTGGTTTATGGCGAAAAGGCATGGAATGCATCGAAATCTTATGTTTTGCCTGCATTGCAGGCAGCAGGACTTACCGTAACAGCAGAAGTGCTTTACGGCAGGGACACAACCTTTGAAAATGTGAAACGAATCCTTGCAATACTCGGCAGTCAGGAAATCCATATGATTCTTGCCGTTGGAGGGGGAAAATGCATTGATACGGGTAAGGTAATTGGGGACAGAATGGGAAAGGCTGTGTTTACGGTTCCATCCATCGCATCAAACTGTTCTCCGGTAACAAAAATCAGCATTATGTATCATAAGGATGGTTCCTTCCGTGAGATCGTAAAACTGAGATCCGTGCCGTCTCATTGCTTTATCGATCCACGTATCATATTGGCGGCTCCGACAAAATTTCTCTGGGCAGGGATTGGTGATGCAATGGCGAAAAATGTGGAATCCGAGTGGTCAGCCAAATCAGGTGAACATCTGGACTTTGGCAGTGAGTTTGGCATCACAGCCGGTAATATGTGCTTTTTTCCAATGGTTCGGGAAGGAAAGCAGGCACTGGAGGATGCGAAAGCAGGAAAGATAAGCGAGGCATTGGTAAATACGATTTTAAATATCGTCGTAGCTCCTGGCGTCACTTCGGTATCGGTTCAACCAGATTATAACGGCGGGGTCGCACATGCGTTATTTTATGGACTGACAAAGCGTAAAAGTATCGAAAAGAATCATCTGCATGGTGAGGTTGTGTCCTATGGCACTCTGGTAAATCTGATTCTCGATCAGAACTGGGATAAGTTTAAGAAGGCTTATGAACTGAATCGTTCCATCGGTCTTCCGGTCTGTCTGGCAGACCTGGAGCTGGACCGCAGCGATTCGCTTGAGGATGTATTGGAGGCAGCGCTGGCAAATCAGGAACTGACCCATACACCTTATCCGGTTACAAAAGAAATGATATACCGCGCAATTCAGGAGTTGGAAGATTATAAAAGTTAA
- a CDS encoding SDR family oxidoreductase: protein MEIKNYTDLTGKKAIVTGAAQGLCHGMAEGLLEAGAEVCIIDISPKTLEAAREFCDSGYICHGVIADLGDDEDLENGFYAAITGMGGHLDILVNGAGVQKRHKSEEFPIEDWNFVININLNAVFKLCKLAGQQFLKQQSKGKIINIASMLSFFGGYTVPAYAASKGGVSQLTKALCNEWAAAGINVNALAPGYMDTEMNASLTEPDNPRYNEITDRIPAHVWGTPEDMKGPCVFLASAASDYLNGAVIPVDGGYLVR from the coding sequence ATGGAAATTAAAAATTACACAGATTTAACCGGGAAAAAGGCAATCGTAACAGGTGCGGCACAGGGATTGTGTCATGGAATGGCGGAAGGCCTTTTGGAAGCAGGAGCAGAAGTCTGCATCATTGATATCAGCCCTAAGACTCTGGAGGCAGCGAGAGAGTTTTGTGACAGTGGTTACATTTGCCACGGCGTGATTGCAGATCTGGGAGATGATGAAGACCTGGAGAACGGCTTCTATGCTGCAATCACCGGCATGGGTGGGCATCTGGATATTCTGGTCAATGGTGCAGGTGTGCAGAAGCGTCATAAGTCAGAAGAATTTCCCATTGAGGATTGGAATTTTGTAATCAATATAAATTTGAATGCCGTGTTCAAGCTCTGCAAGCTTGCCGGGCAGCAGTTCTTAAAACAGCAGAGCAAAGGAAAAATTATCAACATTGCTTCTATGTTGTCCTTTTTTGGCGGCTATACCGTGCCTGCATATGCGGCATCCAAGGGAGGCGTGTCACAGCTTACAAAAGCTCTGTGCAATGAGTGGGCAGCTGCGGGTATCAATGTCAATGCACTGGCACCTGGTTACATGGATACGGAAATGAACGCTTCACTGACAGAGCCGGATAACCCAAGATACAACGAGATAACGGACCGTATCCCGGCACATGTATGGGGGACTCCGGAAGATATGAAGGGACCATGCGTTTTTCTGGCATCAGCAGCCTCCGATTATTTGAATGGTGCGGTTATTCCAGTAGACGGGGGATATCTGGTCCGGTAA
- a CDS encoding FadR/GntR family transcriptional regulator, whose protein sequence is MKIQKSNVTAQIIEYMKSNIENGIWKAGEMIPSEHVLTEELSVSRASIRTAIQQFIALGLMESHHGKGTYLISNDMSVFRKTGRKDHYYSMEDIVQSLQYRIVVEKGTAQLAAEHITPEGLKRLEAYLDEMKRSVGDSDEFVHSDMMFHQEISEASGNLLLKHGLCEVLSNTREYHHQLNELVGYKNGIYYHTMILEALKNRDGKKAGLLMEEHLQTSMKDALDSETET, encoded by the coding sequence ATGAAGATTCAAAAATCGAATGTAACAGCTCAGATTATTGAATATATGAAATCCAACATTGAAAACGGCATCTGGAAAGCCGGTGAGATGATTCCGTCGGAGCATGTTCTTACTGAGGAACTTTCCGTATCTCGGGCAAGTATCCGTACGGCGATTCAGCAGTTCATTGCATTGGGACTGATGGAGAGCCATCATGGAAAGGGAACTTATCTTATTTCAAATGATATGTCCGTCTTTCGGAAAACCGGCAGAAAAGATCATTACTACAGCATGGAAGACATTGTCCAGTCTCTTCAATATCGAATTGTCGTGGAGAAGGGGACGGCCCAGTTGGCAGCGGAGCATATCACTCCGGAGGGGTTAAAGCGGCTGGAAGCTTATCTTGATGAGATGAAACGAAGTGTGGGAGATTCGGATGAGTTTGTGCACAGCGATATGATGTTTCATCAGGAGATTTCAGAAGCCTCCGGTAATCTGCTGCTTAAGCACGGTTTGTGTGAAGTGCTTTCAAACACGAGAGAGTACCATCATCAGCTGAATGAGCTGGTTGGATATAAAAATGGCATCTATTATCATACGATGATTCTGGAAGCGCTTAAGAATCGGGATGGGAAAAAGGCAGGACTGCTGATGGAAGAGCATCTGCAGACTTCCATGAAAGATGCGCTGGACTCAGAAACTGAAACATAG